From one Candidatus Nitrospira nitrosa genomic stretch:
- a CDS encoding cytochrome c3 family protein, with protein sequence MNSTARTTLVLAVMVGAVALAGIAIPLTDQPEFCAGCHTLAPSYQSWAKSSHKEISCVACHVRPGLQGWLTDKVLAGARDTAITFLGTPTEVHNLKATVDSGVCMSCHRHILRVSEIAPRDLPLPVNDVGLVVGHRQHMEAFTVRGQGEGCTTCHAGVVHDAPIKGYPIVIPRGHVSADSKPWYPTHPEGSALRTRALNDCFRCHDGTTQYRGKVLNRKCDTCHISDKISGALLFN encoded by the coding sequence ATGAACTCGACTGCTAGGACCACACTGGTATTGGCCGTCATGGTCGGAGCCGTCGCTCTGGCGGGGATTGCGATTCCATTGACCGATCAGCCTGAGTTCTGTGCCGGATGCCACACCCTCGCGCCTTCTTACCAAAGCTGGGCCAAATCCTCTCACAAAGAGATTAGTTGTGTTGCGTGCCATGTGCGGCCAGGTCTCCAGGGGTGGCTTACAGACAAGGTCTTGGCTGGCGCCAGAGATACGGCTATCACGTTTCTGGGGACTCCAACAGAAGTCCACAATCTCAAAGCGACAGTTGATTCGGGAGTGTGCATGAGCTGTCATCGACACATTCTTCGCGTGTCTGAGATTGCTCCTCGCGATCTTCCGTTACCGGTGAACGATGTGGGGCTGGTCGTGGGCCATCGGCAACATATGGAGGCATTCACCGTTCGTGGACAGGGAGAAGGCTGTACGACCTGCCATGCCGGTGTCGTACATGATGCACCAATCAAAGGCTATCCCATTGTGATCCCACGTGGCCATGTATCTGCCGACAGCAAGCCCTGGTATCCCACCCATCCGGAAGGATCCGCCCTGCGCACCAGAGCCCTCAACGACTGTTTTCGCTGTCATGACGGAACGACTCAGTATAGGGGCAAGGTGTTGAACAGAAAGTGTGACACGTGCCATATCTCCGACAAGATCAGCGGCGCACTATTGTTTAATTGA
- the mobB gene encoding molybdopterin-guanine dinucleotide biosynthesis protein B, with protein sequence MSIPIVSFIGRSNSGKTTLIERVLPELVKAGYRVATVKHTGHGFDLDTEGKDSWRHKRAGASSVIVVSKGSLALFADVSEQLKVEEVRDRFLDRSYDLIIAEGWKSEGYPKIIVVRDQVGEISYSSDGLLAVVSDKPFDLPVPVLHLDDVVGVAELLIRQFPLRRREHELDC encoded by the coding sequence ATGTCCATTCCGATCGTGTCTTTTATCGGTCGCTCGAATAGCGGCAAGACCACGTTGATTGAGCGCGTGCTCCCCGAACTCGTGAAGGCGGGCTATCGCGTGGCAACCGTCAAGCATACAGGGCATGGCTTCGATCTTGACACGGAGGGCAAGGATAGTTGGCGTCATAAACGCGCCGGTGCCAGCAGTGTCATCGTCGTCTCGAAGGGGAGTCTGGCCCTTTTTGCTGATGTGTCCGAACAGCTCAAGGTGGAAGAAGTCCGAGACCGTTTCTTGGATCGCTCGTATGATCTCATCATCGCAGAGGGATGGAAGAGCGAGGGCTATCCCAAGATCATTGTGGTGCGCGATCAAGTAGGCGAAATCTCCTACTCATCAGACGGTCTTCTTGCGGTGGTGTCCGATAAGCCGTTCGATCTTCCGGTGCCTGTGTTGCATCTGGATGATGTCGTCGGTGTGGCTGAGCTTCTGATTCGGCAGTTTCCCCTTCGACGCCGGGAGCATGAACTCGACTGCTAG